From one Brachypodium distachyon strain Bd21 chromosome 4, Brachypodium_distachyon_v3.0, whole genome shotgun sequence genomic stretch:
- the LOC112268600 gene encoding uncharacterized protein LOC112268600: MKGLFWNSEGLRDPAKHRLIQENIHEQQLDFIALFETGRSNFTGPFLKHLASGLAYEWYVLPPHGRSGGILVGFNTINLQVKRVDTGDYCIKFHLRSKFDGFEWVLVPVYGAAQNIHKSDFLAELVRICESEPLPLVVGGDFNIIRRQEEKNNDNFNARWPFIFNAIIESLDLREIVLSGRQYTWASRRDIPTYEKLDRVLTSVDWEQKFPLVTVHALTRASSDHTPLLLDSGDQAHPGNKAQFLFELSWLRQEGFYEIVAAEWAVCRGGSSPIERWQNKIRHLRRFLRGWAKNQSGLYKKERDRLLHIIDTLDVKAESSPLSATERDALRDANDFVSKLRRDEESKWAQRAKVKYVQEGGSNAKEIHLVANGKHRKKKIFQLEQDEGIIVGQDNLRVFITDYYKKLFGTLVSNSFSLMEENLQGITLVTLDENNILVADFTEKEVHDSIF, from the coding sequence ATGAAGGGTTTATTTTGGAATAGTGAGGGACTTCGTGACCCTGCCAAACACCGACTGATTCAGGAGAACATTCATGAGCAGCAGCTAGACTTTATTGCTTTATTTGAGACAGGGCGTTCTAACTTTACTGGTCCTTTTTTGAAACATCTGGCAAGCGGTTTGGCCTATGAGTGGTATGTGTTACCGCCTCATGGTCGCTCTGGCGGTATTTTGGTTGGTTTTAATACAATTAATCTCCAAGTCAAAAGAGTTGATACGGGAGACTATTGTATTAAATTTCACCTGCGCTCAAAATTTGATGGATTTGAGTGGGTTCTGGTCCCGGTTTATGGGGCGGCTCAAAACATTCATAAGTCGGATTTTTTGGCGGAGCTTGTGAGGATTTGTGAATCTGAACCGTTGCCCTTGGTGGTCGGGGGTGATTTTAATATTATTCGGCGTCAAGAGGAGAAAAATAATGATAATTTTAATGCCAGATGGCCTTTTATTTTCAACGCCATTATTGAGAGCCTAGATTTAAGAGAAATAGTTCTCTCGGGCCGTCAATATACTTGGGCGAGTCGTCGGGACATCCCAACATATGAGAAGTTGGATCGTGTTCTGACTAGCGTTGATTGGGAGCAAAAGTTCCCCTTGGTGACGGTTCATGCTCTGACTCGTGCGAGTTCGGATCATActccccttcttcttgatTCCGGGGATCAGGCGCACCCGGGTAATAAAGCTCAATTTTTGTTTGAGTTATCCTGGTTGCGGCAAGAGGGCTTCTACGAGATAGTGGCAGCTGAATGGGCTGTATGTCGTGGAGGCTCCTCGCCCATTGAGAGAtggcaaaataaaattagacaTCTTCGTCGCTTCCTTCGTGGTTGGGCAAAGAATCAAAGTGGACTTTATAAGAAAGAGCGTGATCGTCTGCTTCATATCATTGATACCCTCGACGTAAAAGCTGAATCCTCTCCGCTCTCTGCTACTGAGCGAGATGCGTTGCGTGATGCCAATGATTTTGTGTCCAAGCTGCGCCGGGATGAGGAATCCAAATGGGCGCAACGGGCAAAAGTGAAGTATGTCCAGGAGGGTGGAAGCAATGCAAAAGAAATTCACCTTGTTGCCAATGGTAAACATcgtaagaaaaaaatattccaaCTCGAGCAGGATGAAGGTATTATTGTGGGACAGGATAACTTGCGTGTTTTTATTACAGATTATTATAAGAAACTATTTGGAACACTGGTTTCGAATTCTTTCTCGCTTATGGAAGAGAATTTGCAGGGAATTACCCTTGTTACGCTAGATGAAAATAACATTCTGGTAGCTGACTTTACTGAAAAGGAGGTTCATGATTCGATTTTTTGA